aACTAGATAACATATTCCTATATGAACTAGGACAAACAAATTCTAATTAGacattaatgaaataaatataaaaaataacaaaacttAAACAATTTAGGATTTCTACTCCTTGAATTATTATTACAACAAACTCTATCCATAAATAAACTTCCTAGTATTTTTGCCTCCCGAGTACTTTACTTTATATGCATTTACTAATGTAAATTAAATGCATTAGTAGAGTTGTTTTGTTTGTAAAGATCATTTGATCAAGAATCTTAATATAGGATCTCTTTGATGATCAAAGAAAGGATTTGATGAGTCTATCAAATTCCACTTATTATAAAGTGGTTTGATTAATTTgctttcatttttatcttttgtctTGTACTTTTTGGTTTGTAATATAtccttgtatatatttttttttctcccctTAGATTTCTCTCTCTGATTGTTTTGGGTTTTAAGGAATGTATTTTCATTAGACAACTTTATCTTATTTATAACTTTACTCATGATAAGTTCAATTACTTTgttttcaacaaattttaaagtgatgaattataaattgtaataacaaataaaatgtgATAAAATAGAGATTTTATCGATGAATATTTAAGAGTACAATTTTGTCCCTCTCTAAGGCGTTAGTAGCGTGTTTCTCGACCTCCTTGCGATGTATTTGATAACTAAAAACGTCGTATGGTAACTTTGACAAAGGTTGTATTTGATGTCTTaatctctttatgaatatccAATGAGTTTATGGGATTTCGAGATTCCTTttcaaaagaatatatattactACCTTTTATATAGGTGTGAACTGAAATTTACGGTTAGATTACTAGCCTTCAAAAACTATTTCAGAAATTGAGCTCGTCTTATaaagttcaacaaaaaaatcaatgtCTATGTACCTCATTTTATACTAGGTTGTGAATTGATGGTGTTATTTCCATCAAACAATTAAAAAGAAGTGTCAtctaaaactttttttaaaaaaacaatccaGTCTAAATATgtattaaggggtcgtttggtagttGGCTATAGTTATGcaagtattagtaatacatatattaattatgagAAAATTTACATATTATTGATCTTATGTGGTGACTATTAATGCACAatttagttattcatgtataatttattcattttttggtTAAAAGACCAGACCGGCctgatttattaaataaatgagGCTATATACAATGTACTTCACCCAAAGTGCTAAGCCcataaaaatcagaaaaaaactAGAACAAACAAAAGAAACCAAAAGGCAAACAAAGAtcaaaaaagaaataggaaagtGATAAGGATGAAGGTTGTTTTAGCTTATGGTATCATCTTCGCCTTGACCCCTCTTTCTTCAGTGAGCTAATGGAGCTCCAAATCGAGTTTGAGCTCTCAGTTGGGCGTGAAGCTACTTCTCCCACGATTGACACCCCTAACTCAGCATTAGCGGGTGAGAAGGGATCTTTGCAAGCTCGATTCGATGTGTACCTCTAAGTCGATCTATTCTTTTTGATAAGGTTGATGCTGATCTTCCTCCCTTTGCAGGTCTCTAGCTGAACGAAAACTCAAATGAAGGATTCTTCTGTCAACAAGTGTAAGTTATATCTTTTTTCTTAGATCTATTCCCAGTGGGTTGAATCCATAAAGAGATTGGTATCACCACTTGAGCTTAGATCTTTAAAATAAGGTATTGACTTATTAAAGTTGTTTCATATTTGACACAAGAGACATTCATGTAATCAACCTGGCATCTACCTCGAACATGAAACTAATTGATCCAATTCACACCAGTTACACAAactttatgatatttatttacCTTAAATTGTTTAGTATATAACTCAGTAAAACATAGCCTAGACATATACAAACTAACCTAAATTGTCCTGATCTTATATTATATGTGACACCTCAAGCTCTCACCAGATGCATGATATGTAATCAAAATGAATCTAATTCGGACAAAAATGATAGAAAACCTTAATATGTTAGGAATATTTTAGAAGTTATAGAGAAAATCACACATTGTTAGAACAAAGCATATTAGGCTACCTTATTTCAACTTTTGtcctacataaaataatatatagattctctcataaattatacatgtattagttatattaATCTCTAAATTGTAAATCAAACATCGTattaatttatacataaataacttaTCTCCTTATTATCAACTATCAAACATGATATTGATTATACAAGAtttaatacctacataactcaTTACAACTCAAAAGATAATAATGACAATctaaaataagaataacaacTCAAAGATAAGGTTTACAAGTTTGTTGAATCATCACTAAGTACTAAAGTCATGCGTCACGATGTTTAAACTAAATTTCGCTATTTCACGCATAACATCAATATTCTTCATTGATACGATAATTTGTGGcaattaaatataaatctttcttttttgatGCAGTTAATCCATGTGTTTCAGTTATGTCCAAATCTTTTGAATTAACTCCATTTGGTAGTTCCCATTCAAAGTGGTAGAGTAACTGAGCCAAAGAAAATCCAACACTAGCTAAAGCAAATTGTATTCCTGGACACATCCTTCTTCCTGAACCAAACGGAATAAACTCAAAGTCATTCCCCATAAAGTCAATCGAAGAATTTTCAAATCTCTCTGGTATAAAACTTGTAGGATTTTGCCAATATTTCGGATCTCTCGCAAGTGCCCATACATTGACAAGTACTCTAGTCTTTTGAGGAATGATGTATCCATCTATATTTGTGTTCTCCCTACATTCTCTAGGTCCCATAAGAGGACCTGGAGTATGGAGCCTTAATGTTTCCTTAATCACTAACTTTAGATATGTCAACTTTTCTATGTCATTTTCATCatactttttctttcctttaaaGACTTGTCTCACTTCACTTTGGGCTTTGGCCATGACACTTGGGTTCCTCATCATTTCTGACAATGCCCAAATAATAGTTGAAGATGAAGTTTCAGTTCCACCAATAAATATATCCTATatcaacaaacaaataaatcaaatcgATGAATTCGATTGTTCAAGGAGAAACCTTAAAAGGAGTCTAGAACTATATTAACATggaaaaaatacattattaggcatacttcactatcatatattttatttttacatatactttcaaaatattacgtatcttactAACAATTAAGAGTTTCCTATATATcttacacttagatacatgtaattttgctaccagatatacaaaaatagggagagaggcgagcgagattcgtatatatcctatatatatatatatatatatctggaGTGATCCGCAAGTATCTGGGATACCAAATACATGgaagagtggtgagcgagatggGAGAGAAATgagcgagatttgttatgtatctcagacacatgcgaatccacttggatacaatTTATTgggaacaaattacacctaaatttGACCCCATGTATTCAAGATATAGATATATCTAGACATATATCtggaggcaccaaaatttggtaagatacgtaatattgaaaaatgaagtttatctaagtaattaactcctaagctaatgagatttatgtaagtccCTTATAAACATCcaactttgaaaatataaaagcAAGGTGAGAAAAGATAATGATAGGAGCAAACTTACAGAAATTACAGCTTTAATATGGTCATTTGTAATTGGAAATTGAAGTCGAGAGTTCTCCTTAGTTCTTAGTAAAACATCAACCAAATCCTCATCTCCAAACtcaccatttttcttcttcccaattgatttattttcaatatgttcattaataatattttccatAATTGAATCAACTTTTTGATGTGCCTTCATCAATCTAGATTTCACACCACTTATGTTATGAAGTAACTTCCAAGAAGGGAACAAATCAGCCACATCAAATCCTCCAGCAAAGAATAGTACTTCCTTCATAAGTGTTATAAACTCATTTTTACCTTTGCATATTTTTCCAAAAGCTGATCTACAAGTAACAGAGTTTGTAAACCGAACAACTTTTTCTGACATATTAATCAATACTATAGCTCCGCCGCTTGTGGAACGAATAGATGAAATGAGACTTGAAAGCTCATCTTGTCGAATTCCACTAAAGGACTTGACCATCTTCACACTAAGAAGTTCTACCATACAAATCTTACGCATTTGTCTCCAGTAGTCACCATACTGGCTAAATATAATATCTTTATTATTGTACAATATGATATTTGTGGATACAAATTGTGGCCTATCAGCAAATGCAAGATCATGAGTTCTCAAAATCTCTTGTGCAATAGTAGGTGATGATATGATCACAACAGGAATTTCCCCGAGTTGTAAGTACATAATAGGTCCATACCTTCGCGCTAAATTTCTAAAAACACGATGTGGAAGTTGTCCTCCAATGATCAAATGATGTAAACTTCCAATAAAAGGAAGTCTCCATGGACCTGGAGGTAAcctttgttttttgtttttactcCATTTTCTAACTAGAATAACAAGGGAGGACAAGAAGAGAAGCAAAGAAACTAAGTTAAAAAGAGAATAATACATCTCAATTGAAAATTACACTAAGGTTTTGGTGGATATTTCTTTCAAGTAACATTAGTTACTCTTATAGTGGCACCATATCCAAATTAGTATATTAAATAAATCAATCATTGATTCATATCATTGTATCTTAATATTTCCATTTGatcagttatttttttttaaaaaaatatatcatatcatatcaatATGTCGATTGTTTAATCAAAACTGAATTATTTGATTGTCTCtatcatctttatttttcttcgATATTGTTGTGGTTCAGAtaattcttaatattttattttagattgtTACGTAAGAAATTGTATTGTTATTAGGATGTATTATTTGTCATGTAAGATCAGAGGTGTAtcaggattttgagatgatgggtgcactGTTATGAAAAGGTTGatctatgatataaatttgatcggtcGACATTTAGAGAGAAAattaaaacaagataaatataaaattcaaatttctaacctcgcggagagaggtgcacccagtcATAATCGCATTATGTGATACTTCaagtgtgggttcacacatctatatttcaatattttttctaaaatataacACAACTATATATGATCTCGGGAGGGGACCATGtgttcacgtgaacccggtgaccccctAGATACGCCTCTGTGTAAGATGATGAGAAACTTTAATATAACACGTCAAATATAGATTTAGagtactatatatacatattcatAAGGCATTTCTTGTGCACTTAATAGCAATGCATAGCATGGTTTATTTTATCGTTTAATAAAGTCGGTGAAAATTATTGGAGACATATGTCATGATCTGCTAActtgatatagtaaaattatgaGCAAGTTATCAAGTTTCGAAATACGGTGCGCTTAGTTTCAAGATCATTCAATAAAgacgaaaaaaatattagatatttttttatatatgtttaaattttttgaatttttgatcaAAGTAAgtcattattaaaattaattcatcaaaataatacgtttttttgaaaatttacaaaactagtataaacgtAGTTCTCagtaacgttttaggttatattttattcaaaaaaattcaataacaaaaaagacaaaaatctgACAGAGTAAACAGATATAAAACGTTATTGTCAGTAAGTTTTATAATTCGTTACTctaaagcatgttttagagttAAAACGTGACTCACAGTAACGTTTCTCTGAAATggtgaaaattgaaattcaatCTTGTACATGCCTCATTCATTATTCAAACTTCCACTATTAAAATGGATAGATATATTTTGTACATACCttcatttgaaatatatatgattttctcttttcataCATAGACAATACTTTTTTAAACTAAAGGAAAAAAGAGTGAGGAAGACTTTGCACAAATTGGAGCTTGTCTTGtatcatttcaatttcaaaatttgtaaataaatcATACGAGAGATCTTCTTCTAGCCTAAGATAGCATCCCTTCCAAATATTAGACCAATCGGTTTCTtatgattattaaatattagACTATCAATAAAGAAGCTATTGAATTAAAAATTGATGTAATAAGTAAGCAAaacaactatttaaaaaaacataatgaCTACATCATAATAGAAGAGACAAAGGAATTAATTGATATTGTAGTAAAGCCCTCCCCACATCTTCTTTTCCTTGCAAAAGTATTATCTATGtatgaaaagagaaaattatatacaagtaaatatatgtgtaaaatatatatattcattttaatagtggaaagtttaataaagttgaATGAGGCGGTACAagattgaattttaattttcagtCATTCCAGAAAAACGCTATTGTGAGTCACGTTTTAGCTGTAAAATGTGCCTCAGAGTAACGAATTATAAAACGTTACTGACAATAACGTTTTATGTCTGTTTACTCTGTCAGattttttgttattgaatttttttgaataaaatataacgTAAAATGTTACTGAGAACTacgtttatactagttttgtaaaatttcaaaaaaaaatattattttaatgaattaattttaataatgacTTACTTTGGTCAAACCCTCATAAAAGTGGATTGTACTGATGAAAGTTATCGCGTATCTTATGCGAAATTAGACTCAAAACACCaccattatattaaaaaaattaaggaatattTGTAAATCTTATATAACTAACCTTGGTTGTTTACAAATTGTCCACAcgcaaaatattaaatattacatttcattttttatgttgaTCATGCAACAGAGACTATACACCTATCCTATAGAAATATAGCTAACTAACACATGGCTAAAAAATTAAGGTAAATTTGTAGAAAAATGTATTGTCCATATGCCATTCAGGTAGTACAATTTATATGATGTTAGCTTCTAATATTGTTGAGATAATATCTGTTAGAATGTGAAATTGGGGAACTTACGGAAATTTCATTACTTTaggaattaattatttagatatattttagtttgtaatattacaaATCTTACCAAATTTTGATgcgtccagatacatgtatctcgaaatacatgaggtcaaaattaGATAAATTACATTCTATAATTTCAATTAACTACTTAAATATTATCtttgttaaacaaaaaaataaagaatattatCTTTAATGATTTCATGGACAAaacttcaaattatttgtgtaaatGGATTTGTCATCTATCCCACCAAGACATAATTTGGGAACCATGGACCCTTTTTTAATGGTAGTATTAGATAACGTTGAGACACTATTTGTCTTTAATTTTCATgcacaaatttttttaattaataattaaattctaGATATTGGAATCCAGGCAGGCAGGGTCCAATAATTTAGGCCAAAGTAGCAACTATACATATATACTATTAGAAAATGATATAGGTAATAAAACTAATTGGAATTATTTTTcagaagctaaaaaaaaaaatcttttatgaaaagtaattttgagaaaattgcaCTTAGAAgcattttgaaaaagataggtCAAATCTAATTGCTGCTCAAAAGtgtttataaaatttattgatcAAATACAAATTGTTTTTCATCAATAaagtactttaaaaaaaaatcaaaataaacagATTTAGAAGTTCAGCGAAACAAGCcataatcttgttcttctttttctccttcttatCTATCTTCTTCCTACATGCTTTAGATAATTGAAGACCTATTAGTCATTtgtggttattttttttaataaatgctTACAAGGCGTGTTGTAAGCATGACAGAGCTTACTAACGCCCACCAAAGTAATAATGAGCAAGCCATTAACTTCATCAATCGTTAGGAGTTTGAGACTTAACTGCAAAAATTATCTTAGTGAAATTTTTGGGATCGAAATGTGCATCCAAGATATGCATTGTGATCTTCATCATATGTTGCAAAACATAAAACCTAAAACATTTGAAGAATTAGTAACTCAtgctcatgatatgaaattgagTATGACGGTTAAAGTTACTTGAAAAATACCATTGCTATATTTTATTGAGCTTGattattgaagaaaataaagtgactatttatttttaagattttggcTGAATTTATGTAACAACCCatttggtcgttttgagtaTTAGAGCTTTTATTGTATAAAATACTCTTTCGATAGATTTTAAATGAGTGttttggactattcgtaactacaattatgaaattagtGGGGTAGTTTTTATAATTAAGGTAGTTGATGGTTATAGAAGATAGCATTAAAACAAATAGTGGGCCACTTCTACAACTCCCATAATTAGTCCTAATAATAATTAGGGTTAATAATTAATCTGCAGAAGAAAGGAAAACCAAAAGAGTTGCAAAGATTGGAAAGACGGCTTCAGGTAACTGTTTCACCGAAATTTTTCCAGCATTCTAATTGTATATTATTGGTTAATTATCGTTAGTGGGTCTGTATGATGAATAGTggaaaaagattaaataattgaaaGGTGCAAAGTTGAGGAACATAATGATTGGTCAAATTGGGGGTACGATAAAACAAATAATGTTTGAAAGGTTCGGTTGTTGTAATAATTAGGGAaggtaatttatatatatatatatgtgggTGTAATTGGATAATGAATTAGAAGGACGATATGACAACTTGTGTACATGAAAATGGTGGGGATAAATTGTTGTGGGTTTGTCTGGGTAATGACAGTAACATAATTGAGGAATAATTATGGCATAGTATTGGTTATAATATGTGGTGTAGGAAATTGTTATTTGAGAAGAATGGATACTACAATGATTAGATAATATTGGTTGGTTGTTTTTGTTAGTGTTGAGGTACTAAAAATTGTATGGAAAA
The DNA window shown above is from Solanum stenotomum isolate F172 chromosome 6, ASM1918654v1, whole genome shotgun sequence and carries:
- the LOC125867869 gene encoding premnaspirodiene oxygenase-like — translated: MYYSLFNLVSLLLFLSSLVILVRKWSKNKKQRLPPGPWRLPFIGSLHHLIIGGQLPHRVFRNLARRYGPIMYLQLGEIPVVIISSPTIAQEILRTHDLAFADRPQFVSTNIILYNNKDIIFSQYGDYWRQMRKICMVELLSVKMVKSFSGIRQDELSSLISSIRSTSGGAIVLINMSEKVVRFTNSVTCRSAFGKICKGKNEFITLMKEVLFFAGGFDVADLFPSWKLLHNISGVKSRLMKAHQKVDSIMENIINEHIENKSIGKKKNGEFGDEDLVDVLLRTKENSRLQFPITNDHIKAVISDIFIGGTETSSSTIIWALSEMMRNPSVMAKAQSEVRQVFKGKKKYDENDIEKLTYLKLVIKETLRLHTPGPLMGPRECRENTNIDGYIIPQKTRVLVNVWALARDPKYWQNPTSFIPERFENSSIDFMGNDFEFIPFGSGRRMCPGIQFALASVGFSLAQLLYHFEWELPNGVNSKDLDITETHGLTASKKKDLYLIATNYRINEEY